The Pygocentrus nattereri isolate fPygNat1 chromosome 17, fPygNat1.pri, whole genome shotgun sequence genome window below encodes:
- the LOC108412322 gene encoding olfactory receptor 10G4-like, which produces MSVQNISRQAITEFVFRGFDSVQSPLVVGVVLLILYIFVVITNTANIYFVVMDKHLHQPMYLFICNLAIVDIVFCTSACPTMIGILVVGYKSISYAPCIVQMFFFHVGTVMEMFAISVMAFDRFIAISSPLRYNSILTNVRCVLISIALWLAGSAIMAMLPATVVPLQVCYSTVKYMFCDYATVTRATCVDPEPYFNKVSILTTVLFFGTFSFICLSYIKIVIVVVRMSSQSDKKKAFNTCFSHLIVITCYYVPTIILIVLTRIGVVLTLEERNGLMVGSILGPSLINPFIYCFRSKEIRNKLFNILSKTELAKK; this is translated from the coding sequence atgtcagtTCAAAACATTTCCAGACAAGCCATCACTGAATTTGTCTTTAGAGGATTTGACTCAGTGCAAAGTCCACTGGTTGTTGGTGTTGTATTATTgatattgtacatttttgttgtgATTACTAACACTGCAAATATATACTTCGTTGTTATGGATAAACATTTGCACCAGCCAatgtatctgtttatctgtaatTTAGCAATTGTAGACATAGTTTTCTGCACCAGTGCATGTCCAACTATGATAGGTATCCTTGTAGTTGGATATAAATCCATATCTTATGCACCCTGCATTgttcaaatgttctttttccATGTAGGTACTGTCATGGAAATGTTTGCTATTTCTGTCATGGCATTTGACCGCTTTATTGCTATAAGCAGTCCTCTGCGGTACAATTCTATTCTGACAAATGTACGTTGTGTTCTGATCTCTATTGCACTTTGGTTGGCAGGTTCTGCAATTATGGCCATGTTGCCTGCTACTGTTGTCCCTCTTCAGGTCTGTTACTCAACTGTGAAGTACATGTTTTGTGACTATGCAACTGTTACCAGGGCAACTTGTGTAGATCCTGAACCATATTTTAACAAGGTGTCCATTTTAactactgttctgttttttggAACGTTCAGTTTCATCTGCTTGTCCTATATAAagattgttattgttgttgtgagAATGTCTTCACAGAGTGACaagaaaaaagcatttaataCTTGCTTTAGTCATTTGATAGTCATAACCTGCTACTATGTACCCACAATCATACTAATAGTGCTGACCAGGATTGGTGTAGTTTTAACACTGGAGGAACGGAATGGGCTGATGGTTGGCTCAATTCTGGGACCCTCTCTAATAAATCCTTTTATATATTGTTTCAGGTCCAAGGAAATCCGAAACAAATTATTTAACattctttcaaaaactgaatTAGCTAAAAAATGA
- the LOC108412336 gene encoding olfactory receptor-like protein OLF3 translates to MSVQNISRQAITEFVFRGFDSVQNPLIVGVVLLILYIFVIIANTANIYFIVMDKRLYQPMYLFICNLAIVDIVLCTSVCPTMIGILVVGYKSMPYAPCIVQMFVLHVSGLMEMFAISVMAFDRFIAISSPLRYHSILTNVRCVLISIVLWLASSAIMAMLPATVLPLQICYSAVKYMFCDHASIIRATCVDPEPYFNKASILSSVLCFGTFSFICLSYIKIVIVVVRMSSQSDKKKAFNTCFSHLIVIICFYAPTFTRTVLTRIGVVLTLEERNGLMVGTILGPSLINPFIYCLRTERIRSKLFKM, encoded by the coding sequence ATGTCGGTTCAAAACATTTCCAGACAAGCCATCACTGAATTTGTCTTTAGAGGATTTGACTCAGTGCAAAATCCACTAATTGTTGGTGTTGTGCTGCtgatactgtacatttttgttaTAATTGCTAACACTGCAAATATATACTTCATTGTTATGGATAAGCGTTTGTACCAGCCAatgtatctgtttatctgtaatTTAGCAATTGTAGACATAGTCCTCTGCACCAGTGTATGTCCAACTATGATAGGTATCCTTGTAGTTGGCTATAAATCCATGCCTTATGCACCCTGTattgttcaaatgtttgttttgcatGTAAGTGGCCTAATGGAAATGTTTGCTATTTCTGTCATGGCATTTGACCGCTTTATTGCTATAAGCAGTCCTCTGCGGTACCATTCTATTCTGACAAACGTACGTTGTGTTCTGATCTCTATTGTACTTTGGTTGGCAAGTTCTGCAATTATGGCAATGCTGCCTGCTACTGTTCTCCCTCTACAAATCTGCTACTCAGCTGTGAAGTACATGTTTTGTGACCATGCATCTATTATCAGGGCAACTTGTGTAGATCCTGAACCATATTTTAACAAGGCGTCCATTTTAAGtagtgttctttgttttggtacatTTAGTTTCATCTGCTTGTCCTATATAAagattgttattgttgttgtgagAATGTCTTCACAGAGTGACaagaaaaaagcatttaataCTTGTTTTAGTCACTTGATAGTCATAATCTGCTTCTATGCACCCACATTCACACGAACAGTACTGACCAGGATTGGTGTAGTTTTAACACTGGAGGAACGGAATGGGCTAATGGTTGGCACAATTCTAGGACCCTCTCTAATAAATCCTTTCATATACTGTTTAAGGACCGAGAGAATCAGaagcaaattatttaaaatg